The Sphingopyxis fribergensis DNA segment GTTTCGTTGATCCTCCGAACGGACAATGATGTCCTAGTCTTTTGCTACCGCTCAGGATTCACGCTTGTTTTTCTGGCATCGAGGATCTTTGGCAGGCGTGTCTCGATCCAGTCCGCGAGATCAGTCACTTTTTGCGCAGCTTCGCGTCCTATTGGCGTGAGGCTGTACTCGACATGCGGCGGAACAATCTGTCGCGCCGTACGATTGACTAGCCCGTCGTGCTCCAGCCATTGCAAGGTCTGCGAGAGCATCCTTTCGCTTACCCCACCAATCAGCCGGCGAAGTTCGCCGAACCGCAGCGTGCCATCCATCAGAGCAATCAGCACGAGAACCCCCCATCGACTGGTGACGTGTTTAAGCACTTCGCGCGATGGGCATGCCGCCGCCATGAGATCGCCGCGACGCAGTTGTACGGACAGGGGTATACCCGTGGTTTGTGCATCATATTCCATACTAACACAAATGTACGTACTTACGAAAAATAAGCAAGGCGCCTATTGCTGATCTTGATCACCAAAGGAGCGAGGTTTTTATGAATATTGCCGTTACGGGTGCGAGCGGACAGCTTGGGCGCCTTGCAATCGATGTGCTGACAGCCCGGACAGGTCCGGCCGGTATTGTTGCGCTTGCCCGCACCCCGGACAAAGTGGCTGACCTCGGTATCGAAACGCGCGCTTTCGATTATGAACAGGCTGAAACACTGGCAGCCGCGCTTAAAGGCGTGGATACGCTCATCCTCATATCGTCGAGTGAAATCGGCCAACGCGTACGCCAGCATCGCAACGTCATCGATGCCGCCAAGGCGGCTACGGTCAAGCGCATCCTTTACACGAGCCTGCTCCACGCGGACACGTCGGTGGTGTCGCTCGCCGCCGAGCATCGTGAGACCGAGGCAGACCTGAAAGCCTCCGGCGTCGATTTTACGATCCTGCGCAACGGCTGGTACACGGAAAACTATACCTCCTCGATCCACAGTGCCTTGCAAAGCGGTGTCTTCATCGGGAGCGCGGGCCAGGGCAAGTTGGCGTCAGCGACGCGTAAGGATTTTGCAGAGGCGCTAGCCATAGTAGCGATGAGCGATGGCCCTGCGAGCAAGGTCTATGAACTGGCAGGAGACGACGCCTGGACACTCTCAGACCTAGCCGCGGAAATCTCACGGCAGACCGGTAGGACCATTCCCTATCGCGATTTGCCAGCAGCAGACTATGCCGCAGCGTTGGTCACCGCGGGTCTTCCCGAAGGCTTAGCTGACGCGATCGCCGGGTGGGACGTCGCTGCATCGCAGGGGGGCCTATTTGACGATGGCAAGCAGCTTTCAAAGCTAATAGGCCGGCCGACTACACCATTGGCGCAGGCCGTGGCGCACGCGCTGCAATAACTCGCGCTCGCGGTGCAAGGCTTGACGGCCCGATCGACTTCTTGGGGTATGTAGCGTGGCTTCGGCGCTAGCGATGTTCGCATCCGCTTGGTCCAGGGCTGCGCCATAGCGGGGAGATCAATAAAACAGCGCATCGCCTGTCCGGACGGATTGATTGTCCCGGACGCGGACCTCGGTCATCAGGCCGGCTACATCGGGCGTCACGCGAACAACATCGGCGTGGACATGGCCGCCGCTGGTCCAGCAGTCTTGCTCATATCGGTGTCAGAGCGCGATAGGACTGCCACTGCGAAAGAAACGATTACGATAATGGTGGTGGTAAACAGGCGGCCAAGAACGGCAGGTGGCGTGTCATGCGAACGTCCAGAGATTCCGCTGATCTGTGCGACTGCGGCGTAGAGCAGGAGGAAGAATGCA contains these protein-coding regions:
- a CDS encoding biotin/lipoyl-binding protein, translating into MTEVRVRDNQSVRTGDALFY
- a CDS encoding SDR family oxidoreductase, giving the protein MNIAVTGASGQLGRLAIDVLTARTGPAGIVALARTPDKVADLGIETRAFDYEQAETLAAALKGVDTLILISSSEIGQRVRQHRNVIDAAKAATVKRILYTSLLHADTSVVSLAAEHRETEADLKASGVDFTILRNGWYTENYTSSIHSALQSGVFIGSAGQGKLASATRKDFAEALAIVAMSDGPASKVYELAGDDAWTLSDLAAEISRQTGRTIPYRDLPAADYAAALVTAGLPEGLADAIAGWDVAASQGGLFDDGKQLSKLIGRPTTPLAQAVAHALQ
- a CDS encoding winged helix-turn-helix transcriptional regulator, giving the protein MEYDAQTTGIPLSVQLRRGDLMAAACPSREVLKHVTSRWGVLVLIALMDGTLRFGELRRLIGGVSERMLSQTLQWLEHDGLVNRTARQIVPPHVEYSLTPIGREAAQKVTDLADWIETRLPKILDARKTSVNPER